CCTTCGGCAAAGTGCACCTCGGCTACGGCATCAGGAAGCTCGACGGCCGCCACTTCCAGGTCCGCCCCGCTCCGCCGCCCTTTATCTGTACTCCTCAACCGTAGCCTCGCATCCTCCCTGCGATGTGCCTTGTAACAGAGCGGACTGGTGACGATCTGATTCGTCTGGCTAGATCGATGCGTGTAGGACGAAATGTCTAAGTTGGTATGAGTGTTTCGGCCTTTTGGCGTTCTGGTTCTTGACGGTGTGTGTGTGGTGCCTTTgacgtgctcgacgaaatgcccaAATAGGGTTGGCCGTCGGCTGTCAGAATGTTTGTGGGCATTGGCCTCTGCATGCTCGATAGAATGCTCTAGCGGGTAAATTGTGTAGGTTCAGATCATTCTATTGATCGTAGTTAGTGTTATTACATGACTCAGGAACTCAGGATTGCACTGGTTGGGTGTCTCGCACAGATATGCTGCATGCCGTGATCTGTTTGCTCTCAGTACTCAATATAAGGGTGTAGCGCTTGGATCTTTCACGTTCTGGGGTTTAGAAGTGTTCTTGGGGAAAATGCTCAGTCGGTAAGTGATTCATGTGAGTCATGAAATGGTAGCATTGCCCTTCTGCTCACCCCTTTCTACGATCCTTCTGGCTGCTACACGTTGGCCACCAACCACAGGTCCGGGGGGCTCACCAACCAGGCTTGCTTACATACCACTGCCTCCATAAGCTATAAGCTTCAGCTTAGCTGATGCCTCTGCTTCTCCCACCTCCACTACCACACATGGTTCTTTGTCCCATGCAGTGGTGTTTATTTCTTCGGCGATTCAGATCGCCAACATAAGCACTCACGTCCCTGTTTTCCTGGACCCCAAATCACTGGAAGTGATGTTGCTTCTTCAAGGTTATTCTCGGCAAGTTTGAGCTTACTTATCATATTGATGTTTCTGAGCCTGACCATGAGAGCACTCTTTGTATAGAAGAAGGTTTCAGCACCTATTCTTTTTTTCTACTCCATATCCTTGGAGATCCTTGATTTTGTCGTGCAGCCGAATACCACGCTCAAGGGCTTTATTCTACATCGAGAACAAATTTCACTCTTCCCATTGCTTGAGCACACCTGCCATCGTTACAATCTTTGCAGTGTGGTCAGCCTGTCTCAGACAGGATGCTCACCTGGAACATGTAAAGAGGCCTCAACCCCTAAAATTCTAGATCACGAGGAGGCTGCTTTGTCCATCTTCGGGTTGAGACCCGGCTACATGTTAACCACAAGCATCTAAGCAGGGAAGGGCTGATCAATGTCACAGAGACTATTGCTGAGTGTAACAAAACAATATATTGTTAATTTCTTGAACAAAACTTTAGAGCTATTATGCCTTTCCCGAGTTCCTTTCGCTACAGTCTTCCAAGTGACTGTTATTGAGGTTATGATTTTTCTTTCGTCTACAGGCTATCCTTTCTCCCTTACACACCATGTATTTGTTTTAAGTGTATCTTCTGATGCAACCACACTTCTTAAAATTACCTTCTACGATTTCCTCGCCACTTCTTATGGGAGATTAGCTTGCGAGTTACTGAATAATTGACAGTGGTTGGTTGATTGGTGTGTGTTTAGTAAATGTAAGTTTGACAAATTGTGAACACACGTCTCCAGTATATTCGTATTATCACGTCGTCTTCTTTTGAAGTCTGTAGTTCCGTCTTTGTTTTGAAATAACTCGTCATATTCGACCACACAGTGACTGTTATATCAGTCTGACTAAGGTTGTAGCTTTCCACCAGTACCGAATTGTGATGGACCCAGTAGCAGTGTGGGTGTAAAAATGTTTTCTTCACAACTCTTGATAAAACCTTCAATCAAACAGTTAGAAAAGCACCCTGAGAATGCAAGTGTAAATATTCCTTTTTCCCCGCTACTCTTTGATAAAACCTTTGATCAAACACTGAGAAAAGTAAAGTACAGCACCCCTAGAAAAGAGTTGACGAAAGCAGCTGGGAGGCACACAGAATGCATCTCAGTGTATTTGAGAATTGTTCTTAATGCACTCCTGGTTAAGTAATGTTATATTCCAACTGTTGGTCGTTGCCATCTTACCTTGCCACTAGTATTGTGGGTGTGGTCTCCTGCTTTCCTGATTTGCTGAAGTTGCTGTTGCGTTTTCAGGGTCAACTTTTGCAAATGACTATGATGGTTCCACCTTCCTTTACTCAAGAACTGCACTATCTAAACAAGGAGGACCGTCTGCTTCGCTGGTTGGTGGTGAAGCACAGAGATGCGGTGTATGGTCTGGAGTTCATCAACGAGGATGACGGGAGGTACGAGATGGACAGTTTCCGGCGTAAAAGTACTACTACTCAAGATGACGAGGATGTTGATGAatatgacgacgacgacgatgacgagTACGATGTCGAGGAAGAGTAGATTGGTGTCTCAAGATCTCTCACAAACTCTATGTGTTGTCTTCCCAATATTGTTGACTATAAAGTAGAGCAAAAATTAGAACCATTGGACTTTGCTGTTTTTCGAAAGAACCTAGCGCACTTGAAATCTGACTTTGCATGTTTTAACCATGTAAGCTCCCAATAAGGAACCCATGATCTAATTGGTACATTATCATCACTAGGTTTATGATGTGGTACTTATTTGCTTTGTCAGTCCGTTGTGAAAGAGTATAGCAAAAATATGGAAAACGCTGCATACTCCTGAGTTGTACAACAGCACTGGATTGATTGCTATTTATTCATCAGCATAGTATGTACAGAGCGGTAAACTCCCAAAAGCACACCCTGGTACAGAAGTAGTATAGGCGGATGCTAGGCGCCATCCGACTGATCCGCGGCACGGGATCAGTCGCCTTGCATGCCGTCTGATGCAAAGGACCACAACCGTTGGATCATCTCTACCACGCA
The Aegilops tauschii subsp. strangulata cultivar AL8/78 chromosome 3, Aet v6.0, whole genome shotgun sequence genome window above contains:
- the LOC141042298 gene encoding uncharacterized protein, whose product is MPLYDCMLMVKPLVTKEAIAELVARVAARAYQRNGVVTELKSFGKVHLGYGIRKLDGRHFQGQLLQMTMMVPPSFTQELHYLNKEDRLLRWLVVKHRDAVYGLEFINEDDGRYEMDSFRRKSTTTQDDEDVDEYDDDDDDEYDVEEE